Proteins encoded in a region of the Pseudomonas syringae KCTC 12500 genome:
- a CDS encoding alkaline phosphatase D family protein, translating to MSQFDLKRRRVIQAVGTVGAGLLLPGVAPAVIASVQDRPKMMDGVQSGDVFGDKAIVWSRSDRPSRMVVEWDTRSMFTQPRRVVSALADQRSDFTARVELSGLPVDQAIFYRVSFEDAQSGVVSEPWFGHLRSTPQQRRDIRFVWSGDTVGQGFGINPDIGGMRIYEAMRLRLPDFFIHSGDTIYADSPVPEQLTTEGGRVWRNITTEAKSKVAETLDEYRGNYRYNLMDENLRRFNAEVPQIWQWDDHEVTNNWSPSKQLDDRYKVKDIGLLSSRARQAYLEYAPLRLQEADNGGRIYRKIPYGPMLDVFVLDMRSYRAGNDANLADKPSPTTAFMGREQLDWLKRELTASRAQWKVIAADMPIGLGVPDGEVSPGVQRWEAIANGNDGPALGRELEVAELLAYLRAQKVRDCVWLTADVHYCAAHHYQPDLAVFQDFDPFWEFVAGPLNAGSYGPNVLDKTFGPELVFQKAPPAQNTSPFAGFQFFGEVNIDGQTGEMTVALRDLDGVSVFERKLQPVKEVSRIV from the coding sequence GTGAGCCAGTTCGATCTCAAGCGTCGCCGTGTCATCCAGGCCGTCGGAACGGTAGGTGCCGGTCTGCTGTTACCAGGTGTTGCGCCGGCAGTCATCGCCTCGGTGCAGGATCGTCCGAAGATGATGGATGGCGTGCAGTCCGGCGATGTGTTCGGCGACAAGGCGATCGTCTGGAGTCGTAGCGACCGGCCTTCGCGCATGGTCGTCGAGTGGGACACACGCAGCATGTTCACCCAGCCACGCCGCGTGGTGTCGGCGCTGGCCGATCAGCGTAGCGACTTCACCGCGCGGGTCGAGTTGAGCGGGCTGCCGGTCGATCAGGCGATTTTCTACCGGGTGTCTTTCGAGGATGCGCAGAGCGGTGTCGTCAGCGAGCCGTGGTTCGGCCATCTGCGCAGCACGCCGCAGCAGCGCCGCGACATCCGCTTCGTCTGGAGCGGCGACACGGTGGGGCAGGGCTTTGGCATCAACCCCGATATCGGCGGCATGCGTATCTACGAAGCCATGCGTTTGCGCTTGCCGGACTTTTTTATCCACAGCGGTGACACCATCTACGCCGACAGCCCGGTGCCGGAGCAGCTCACCACGGAGGGCGGGCGTGTCTGGCGCAACATCACCACCGAGGCGAAGAGCAAGGTAGCGGAGACCCTCGACGAATACCGGGGCAACTACCGTTACAACCTGATGGATGAAAACCTGCGCCGCTTCAACGCCGAAGTGCCGCAGATCTGGCAGTGGGATGATCACGAAGTGACCAACAACTGGTCGCCCAGCAAACAGCTCGATGATCGCTACAAGGTCAAGGACATCGGCCTGCTGTCCTCGCGTGCCCGCCAGGCTTATCTGGAGTACGCGCCGCTGCGCTTGCAGGAAGCCGACAACGGCGGGCGCATTTATCGCAAGATCCCCTACGGTCCGATGCTCGACGTGTTCGTCCTCGATATGCGCAGTTACCGCGCCGGCAACGATGCCAACCTGGCCGACAAACCGAGTCCGACCACCGCATTCATGGGCCGTGAGCAACTGGACTGGCTCAAGCGCGAGCTCACTGCATCGCGTGCGCAGTGGAAAGTGATCGCGGCGGACATGCCCATTGGGCTGGGCGTGCCGGATGGCGAGGTCAGCCCCGGCGTACAGCGTTGGGAGGCCATCGCCAACGGCAATGACGGCCCGGCGTTGGGGCGTGAGCTGGAGGTCGCCGAATTGCTGGCGTACCTGCGCGCGCAGAAGGTTCGCGATTGTGTCTGGCTGACGGCCGACGTGCATTACTGCGCCGCGCATCATTACCAGCCGGATCTGGCCGTATTTCAGGACTTCGACCCGTTCTGGGAGTTCGTCGCCGGGCCATTGAATGCCGGTAGCTATGGTCCCAACGTGCTGGACAAGACCTTTGGTCCCGAGCTGGTGTTCCAGAAGGCGCCCCCTGCGCAGAACACCTCGCCGTTTGCGGGTTTTCAGTTCTTTGGCGAAGTGAATATCGACGGGCAGACCGGTGAGATGACCGTGGCACTGCGCGATCTGGACGGGGTCTCGGTTTTCGAGCGCAAGCTCCAGCCTGTGAAGGAAGTCAGTCGCATCGTCTGA
- a CDS encoding DUF748 domain-containing protein, translating into MSRGLKRTLGSLLAVIALYSLLGFFILPGVALRIANQQLANYATVPAKLERLEFNPFTLELTLWGLNIGTPGKEQVAFEKLYANLQINSLWTRALHLQRVELIKPRTELLFDKQGKLNLAQLFKLPASEPAKDEPATKPFPLRIDEIKLAGGYVHFQDLRPSQPIEFLYDALDFELKNLSTLPEDNADMTLVAAGPDGGQIDWVGRISLIPIASEGTLKVTDSKMKLWWPYVRDALPLALEDGVLNFSTAYTLNLSKETELKLTNVSASVAPFALNAPDGRPLVRLQRLDVSETSVDLAKQLVTVGKVRSQKLETWAAREADGQLDWQKLFASQAGKPAAAHTPAVDEKAAEPAPATETTAKASAQPVAQSKPWQVLLRDVQLRNYMVHLADRVPQEPVALDVGPLNLDIQNFDSLNKAPFTLKLDTGLGKQGNLTAAGDVNLNPVSARLNVTTRDIDLRLAQAYISPFIRLELRSGMLGSDLAVDLKSTEPLAFNVTGKAQVNQLHTLDTLKQRDFLKWQQLALEGLDYQHGKGLSIAKVNMDQPYARFMINEDRTTNIDDLLIPQPADAAIGKTAAQPKAAKTQAAGKKENPLAIYVGEVNINNGSANFADMTLTPNFATAVQQLNGRIGTIDNRKPTPAPVDIEGKVDRYAPVTIKGSLNPFDPMASLDITTSFKRVELTNLTPYSGKFAGFRIRKGRLNLDLHYLITKGQLKAQNKVLVEQLQLGERVDSPDALDLPIRLAVALLKDTKGRISLELPIEGDLNNPQFSVMPIVWQTLRNLVLRAAQAPFKMLGGLVAGGSSEDLGSVSFVPGSSDLSAEAQKALDKLSVALKERPDLKLEIEGTSAASSDGPLIAQQRLEREYQYTYYKILQRRGDKVPAKAGLIEVPEEEKAPMLEGIYRTRLKQQPPAEWTSLGKEQRAAQMRAAVLKFWSSNEVLLRELGQSRASSIKDYLVDKGKLEDARVYFVDAQLGQAQPDGKVISPLHLDSE; encoded by the coding sequence ATGTCCAGAGGATTGAAACGCACACTTGGCTCCCTGCTGGCTGTGATCGCGCTCTACAGTTTGCTGGGATTTTTCATTCTTCCCGGCGTCGCTCTGCGGATCGCGAACCAGCAACTGGCCAATTACGCCACGGTGCCAGCAAAGCTCGAACGCCTGGAATTCAACCCCTTCACCCTGGAGCTGACACTTTGGGGTCTGAATATCGGCACGCCGGGGAAGGAGCAGGTCGCGTTTGAAAAGCTTTATGCCAATCTGCAAATCAACAGTCTGTGGACGCGGGCTCTGCATCTGCAACGCGTCGAGCTGATCAAACCGCGCACCGAGCTGCTGTTCGACAAACAGGGCAAGCTCAATCTGGCACAACTGTTCAAGCTGCCCGCCAGCGAACCGGCAAAGGACGAACCCGCCACTAAGCCATTCCCACTGCGTATCGACGAAATCAAACTGGCGGGAGGCTACGTTCACTTCCAGGACCTGCGCCCCAGCCAACCCATCGAGTTTCTCTACGACGCGCTGGATTTCGAGCTCAAGAACCTCAGCACTCTGCCTGAAGACAACGCCGATATGACCCTGGTCGCAGCGGGGCCGGACGGTGGGCAGATCGACTGGGTCGGCCGTATCAGCCTGATCCCGATCGCCTCCGAGGGCACGCTGAAAGTCACTGACAGCAAGATGAAGCTGTGGTGGCCTTATGTGCGTGATGCCTTGCCGCTGGCGCTCGAGGACGGCGTGCTGAATTTCAGCACGGCCTACACACTGAATCTGTCCAAGGAAACCGAGCTGAAGCTGACCAACGTGTCGGCCAGTGTCGCGCCATTCGCGCTCAACGCTCCCGACGGTCGCCCACTGGTACGCCTGCAACGCCTGGACGTCAGCGAAACATCGGTCGACCTGGCAAAGCAGCTGGTTACCGTAGGCAAGGTGCGCAGCCAGAAGCTGGAAACCTGGGCCGCGCGTGAAGCCGACGGGCAACTGGACTGGCAAAAACTGTTTGCCAGCCAAGCGGGCAAGCCCGCAGCAGCGCACACCCCGGCTGTGGACGAAAAAGCCGCCGAGCCAGCCCCGGCCACCGAGACCACCGCCAAAGCCAGCGCTCAACCTGTGGCGCAGAGCAAACCCTGGCAGGTCCTGTTGCGGGATGTGCAGTTGCGCAACTACATGGTTCATCTGGCAGATCGCGTGCCTCAAGAGCCGGTCGCGCTGGACGTTGGCCCGCTGAATCTGGACATCCAGAATTTCGACAGCCTGAACAAGGCGCCCTTCACGCTCAAGCTGGATACCGGGCTGGGTAAACAGGGCAATCTCACTGCCGCCGGTGACGTGAACCTCAACCCGGTCAGCGCACGACTCAACGTAACCACCCGCGACATCGACCTGCGCCTCGCCCAGGCCTACATCAGCCCGTTCATTCGTCTGGAGCTGCGCAGCGGCATGCTCGGCAGCGATCTGGCGGTCGACCTGAAAAGCACCGAGCCACTGGCGTTCAACGTCACCGGTAAAGCGCAGGTCAATCAGTTGCACACGCTGGATACGCTCAAACAGCGCGACTTCCTGAAGTGGCAGCAACTGGCGCTGGAGGGCCTGGACTACCAGCACGGCAAGGGCCTGTCGATTGCCAAAGTGAACATGGATCAGCCTTACGCGCGCTTCATGATCAATGAGGACCGCACCACCAACATCGACGATCTGTTGATCCCGCAGCCAGCCGACGCAGCTATCGGCAAGACAGCCGCCCAGCCAAAGGCAGCCAAAACCCAAGCCGCAGGCAAGAAGGAAAACCCGCTGGCGATCTACGTGGGTGAAGTGAATATCAACAATGGCTCGGCAAACTTTGCCGACATGACCCTGACCCCCAACTTCGCCACCGCCGTGCAGCAGCTTAACGGTCGTATCGGCACCATCGACAACCGCAAGCCTACACCGGCACCGGTGGACATCGAGGGCAAGGTCGACCGCTATGCGCCGGTGACCATCAAGGGCAGCCTCAACCCGTTCGACCCGATGGCCAGCCTGGATATCACCACCAGCTTCAAGCGCGTCGAGCTGACCAACCTGACCCCTTACTCCGGCAAATTCGCAGGCTTCCGGATCCGCAAGGGTCGGCTCAATCTCGACCTGCATTACCTGATCACCAAGGGCCAGCTCAAGGCCCAGAACAAGGTGCTGGTGGAGCAACTGCAACTGGGTGAGCGGGTCGACAGCCCGGATGCGCTGGACCTGCCTATTCGTCTGGCGGTCGCACTGCTCAAGGATACCAAGGGGCGCATTTCCCTCGAGCTGCCCATCGAAGGCGACCTGAACAACCCGCAGTTCAGCGTCATGCCGATTGTCTGGCAGACCCTGCGCAACCTGGTACTGCGTGCCGCGCAGGCCCCGTTCAAGATGCTCGGCGGGCTGGTTGCCGGTGGAAGCTCCGAGGACCTCGGCAGCGTAAGTTTCGTGCCAGGCTCCAGTGACTTGTCAGCAGAGGCGCAAAAGGCCCTGGACAAGCTCTCGGTAGCGCTCAAGGAGCGTCCGGACCTGAAGCTGGAGATCGAAGGCACCAGCGCCGCCAGCAGTGACGGTCCATTGATCGCCCAGCAAAGGCTGGAACGCGAATACCAGTACACGTATTACAAGATCCTCCAGCGACGCGGCGACAAGGTTCCAGCCAAGGCCGGCTTGATAGAGGTCCCGGAAGAGGAAAAGGCGCCTATGCTCGAAGGTATCTACAGGACACGCCTGAAACAGCAACCGCCCGCTGAATGGACCAGTCTGGGCAAGGAACAACGTGCTGCCCAGATGCGTGCCGC
- a CDS encoding class I SAM-dependent rRNA methyltransferase: MSSLNQALSVALDHRQALLDELHGQGTDCYRLFHGSQEGASGLTIDRYGPQLLVQSFHTRLDRDALLALHEQVNTRLSLDTLLVYNDRSQGNSRVDRHDTVYKAEEAALADHVGHEWGLNYRVRGRHAGQDPLLFLDLRNTRGWVKQHSAGKSVLNLFAYTCGVGLSAAAGGASEVCNLDFAEGNLAVGRENGALNPQLPPMQFIQSDYFPAIRQLAGLPIAARRSQQLPSYVKLQQRQYDLVLLDPPAWAKSAFGTVDLLRDYQSLLKPALLTTADDGVLICCNNLAKVSMQDWREQVLRCATKAGRPVRDCQEMRPAADFPSQDNQPPLKTLILQL, translated from the coding sequence ATGTCTTCCTTGAATCAGGCGCTCAGCGTCGCCCTCGATCATCGCCAGGCGTTGCTTGACGAACTGCATGGACAGGGCACGGACTGCTATCGACTGTTTCACGGCAGCCAGGAAGGTGCCAGCGGGCTGACCATCGACCGCTACGGCCCGCAATTGCTGGTGCAGAGTTTTCACACCCGCCTGGATCGCGATGCCCTGCTGGCGCTGCATGAACAAGTCAACACGCGCCTGAGCCTGGACACCCTGCTGGTCTATAACGATCGCTCGCAGGGCAACTCGCGCGTGGATCGCCATGACACCGTGTACAAGGCTGAAGAAGCAGCGCTGGCCGATCATGTCGGCCACGAATGGGGGCTCAATTACCGAGTCCGCGGCCGACATGCAGGCCAGGACCCGCTGTTGTTTCTGGACCTGCGCAACACACGCGGCTGGGTCAAGCAGCACAGCGCCGGCAAAAGCGTGCTGAACCTGTTCGCCTACACCTGCGGCGTCGGTCTGAGTGCTGCGGCCGGTGGCGCGAGTGAAGTGTGCAACCTGGACTTCGCCGAGGGCAATCTGGCGGTGGGTCGCGAGAATGGTGCGCTCAATCCGCAACTGCCACCCATGCAATTCATCCAGTCGGATTATTTTCCGGCAATCCGCCAGTTGGCCGGCCTGCCCATTGCTGCACGCCGCAGCCAGCAATTGCCCAGCTACGTGAAACTGCAACAGCGCCAATATGATTTGGTCCTGCTCGACCCACCGGCCTGGGCCAAGAGCGCATTCGGCACCGTTGATTTGCTGCGCGACTATCAAAGCCTGCTCAAACCTGCGCTGTTGACCACGGCGGACGATGGTGTGCTGATCTGCTGCAACAATCTGGCGAAAGTCAGCATGCAGGACTGGCGTGAGCAGGTACTGCGCTGCGCCACCAAGGCTGGGCGTCCGGTACGCGACTGCCAGGAGATGCGCCCCGCCGCAGACTTCCCGTCTCAGGATAATCAACCGCCGCTGAAAACGCTGATTCTGCAACTCTGA